A single genomic interval of Lathyrus oleraceus cultivar Zhongwan6 chromosome 7, CAAS_Psat_ZW6_1.0, whole genome shotgun sequence harbors:
- the LOC127107289 gene encoding non-specific lipid-transfer protein 1-like yields the protein MSNFKLACVVMMCMALLSAQNGDALSCGEVTNSLKPCLHYLQNGGVVSPSCCYGIKGVVNAARTIADRRATCDCLKSAATSFKGLNVDFAAALPDKCGARIPYKISPSINCASIK from the exons ATGAGTAACTTCAAGCTAGCATGTGTTGTTATGATGTGCATGGCTTTGTTGTCTGCACAAAATGGTGATGCACTTTCATGTGGAGAAGTCACTAATAGCCTTAAGCCATGTCTGCATTATCTTCAGAATGGTGGTGTTGTTTCGCCGAGCTGTTGTTATGGCATTAAAGGGGTAGTTAATGCAGCTCGGACTATTGCTGACCGCCGTGCAACTTGTGATTGCTTGAAGTCGGCTGCTACTTCTTTCAAAGGACTCAATGTAGACTTTGCTGCTGCCCTCCCCGACAAATGTGGGGCTAGGATCCCTTACAAGATCAGTCCTTCTATCAACTGTGCTAG tATCAAGTGA